The following DNA comes from Micromonospora chokoriensis.
TCCGGTCACGGGACGAACCTCGCACCGGCCACCATCGGGGCAGGCCGGACCGGGCAAAACGGCCAATCGCCACACGTGTCAAGCCGTCGCGGCGAGCGCCTTTCAGGCGCCCCCGGTTCGGAGCCGCCGAGAACGCGCCCCGGAGTCCGGAGCCGCCGAGAACGCGCCCCGGAGTCCGGAGATGCCGGAAACGCGCCCGCGAGCCCGGAGACGCCGAAACGCGCCCCCGGACTGGGGGCGCGTTCTGTATGTCGGCTTTGTGTCGGGTCAGGCCACGTTGCGTTGGATCGGAATGGTCGACTTGTGCGGGTGACCCAGCCGGGCCTCCAGCCGCGCGACGTCGACCCGGGCGTGTCGGCGGTCTGCCAGGTCCTCCCAGCCGACGGCGAGCAGTCGCAGGCGCTCCGACTCGCTGAAGCCGCCCCACACGCCGTACGGTTCGCGAACCGACAGGGCGTGCGCGGCGCACTCGGCCCGGACCGGGCAGGCGCGACACACCGACTTGGCGGCGGACTCGCGACGCAGTCGGGAGGAGCCCCGCTCGCCGTCGGGGTGGAAGAACTGGGCGCTGTCCCGCCCTCGGCAGGCACCGAGCCGCTGCCAGTCCCAGAGATCGACGATGGGTCCGGGCAGTCTACGTACGTTCGACATCAGCACCCCTCCTCCCGCGCGGCTCCGCGAGAATCCTTGTGGCCGGTGTCCGGGCGGCGGGCCGCGCAGGCGCACCGTTCCCGGCCTGGACCCCCCGGTACCCGGGCTGTCGTCACCTCACACGTGTGTGATCGAAAACGTCCCGCAAATTGCGGCTTTTGCCCCATCTGTCGGAAAAGTTCGAAGGATTGCCGGGAA
Coding sequences within:
- a CDS encoding WhiB family transcriptional regulator, producing MSNVRRLPGPIVDLWDWQRLGACRGRDSAQFFHPDGERGSSRLRRESAAKSVCRACPVRAECAAHALSVREPYGVWGGFSESERLRLLAVGWEDLADRRHARVDVARLEARLGHPHKSTIPIQRNVA